A window of the Vibrio pomeroyi genome harbors these coding sequences:
- the artP gene encoding arginine ABC transporter ATP-binding protein ArtP produces MSIQVKSINKSYGDIQVLHDISFNCESGETLVLLGPSGAGKSSLLRVLNLLEIADNGELDIADEQFDFSSQIQEKQGLKLRRKVGMVFQQYNLWPHMTVMENLIEAPTKVAGLDKEEAIKQAQTVLKTLQLADKADAWPLQLSGGQQQRVAIARALMMKPDVLLFDEPTAALDPEITNQVVSIIKELSGTGITQVVVTHEVDFAKKIASHVLYLEKGYIVEHGTSDAFINPQTPEFAEYLTH; encoded by the coding sequence ATGAGTATTCAAGTAAAGAGCATCAACAAATCATATGGCGATATCCAAGTTCTTCACGACATCAGTTTTAACTGTGAGAGTGGCGAAACCTTGGTACTGCTTGGCCCAAGCGGCGCTGGTAAGAGTTCACTACTGCGTGTTTTGAATCTGCTAGAAATCGCGGACAACGGCGAATTAGACATTGCGGATGAGCAATTCGATTTCTCAAGCCAGATCCAAGAGAAGCAGGGGCTTAAACTTCGTCGTAAAGTCGGCATGGTTTTCCAGCAATACAACTTGTGGCCACACATGACTGTAATGGAAAACTTGATCGAAGCACCAACCAAAGTAGCTGGCTTAGATAAAGAAGAAGCAATCAAACAAGCGCAAACGGTTTTGAAAACTTTACAGCTTGCAGACAAAGCAGACGCTTGGCCATTACAACTATCAGGTGGTCAACAACAACGTGTCGCGATTGCTCGTGCTCTTATGATGAAGCCAGATGTGTTGCTATTTGACGAACCAACAGCGGCTCTTGACCCAGAGATCACCAACCAAGTTGTTAGCATCATCAAAGAGCTAAGCGGCACCGGAATTACTCAGGTGGTAGTGACTCACGAAGTTGACTTCGCCAAGAAGATTGCGAGCCACGTTCTTTACCTTGAGAAGGGTTACATCGTGGAACACGGCACCAGCGACGCATTTATTAATCCGCAGACTCCAGAGTTTGCTGAGTATTTGACTCACTAA
- a CDS encoding arginine ABC transporter substrate-binding protein — MKKILLASLIGLASLNAAAQEEIKFAMEATYAPFEYMDENNQIQGFDVDLANALCEEMKATCTFHNQAFDSLIPALKFKRYDAAISAMDITEARLQQVNFSDAYYDNSAAFISIEGKVADQAALEGKRIGVQNGSTHQSYLLEQLPGVTAVPYSSYQDAFIDMKNGRIDSVFGDTAVVAEWFKKEDNLTYVGDQVTNQEYFGNGFGIAVNKSNPELVAQLNTALAAVKANGEYDKIFNKYFGK; from the coding sequence ATGAAAAAGATTCTACTAGCTTCACTTATCGGCCTTGCTTCTCTCAATGCAGCAGCTCAAGAAGAAATCAAATTCGCAATGGAAGCGACTTATGCACCATTCGAATACATGGATGAGAACAACCAAATCCAAGGCTTCGACGTTGATCTAGCAAACGCACTTTGTGAAGAGATGAAAGCAACGTGTACTTTCCACAACCAAGCATTCGATAGCCTGATCCCAGCTCTTAAATTCAAACGTTACGATGCGGCTATCTCTGCAATGGACATCACCGAAGCACGTCTTCAACAAGTAAATTTCTCTGATGCTTACTACGACAACTCTGCAGCATTCATCTCCATTGAAGGCAAAGTTGCAGACCAAGCAGCACTAGAAGGCAAGCGTATCGGTGTTCAAAACGGTTCTACTCACCAAAGCTACCTTCTGGAGCAACTGCCAGGTGTGACAGCTGTTCCTTACTCAAGCTACCAAGATGCATTCATCGACATGAAAAACGGTCGTATCGATTCAGTATTCGGTGACACAGCGGTAGTCGCAGAATGGTTTAAGAAAGAAGACAACCTAACGTACGTTGGCGACCAAGTAACAAACCAAGAGTACTTTGGTAATGGTTTTGGTATCGCAGTAAACAAGAGTAACCCAGAGCTAGTTGCACAACTGAACACAGCACTTGCAGCAGTTAAAGCAAACGGCGAGTACGACAAGATCTTCAACAAGTACTTCGGTAAGTAA
- the artQ gene encoding arginine ABC transporter permease ArtQ codes for MELTGYSLGLVEASWMTIQLAFVSLLVGLVLAVMFAGGEMSRRIAIKWPTTAFVTIVRGLPEILVVLFIYFGSTQVLFMITGDFIEVSPFLSGVVALSLIFASYASQTIRGALKAVSKGQREAASALGIPQSHAFFRIVLPQAVRHALPGLTNQWLVLLKDTALVSLIGVTDLLKQAQLTSAATHEAFTWYATAAAIYLIITLITQRAVKVIDGKFSIQGLGNKGAMA; via the coding sequence ATGGAATTAACGGGTTACTCTTTAGGGCTCGTCGAGGCAAGCTGGATGACTATTCAGCTTGCATTCGTAAGCCTATTGGTTGGATTAGTTTTAGCGGTAATGTTTGCTGGCGGTGAAATGTCTCGTCGCATTGCAATCAAATGGCCGACAACCGCGTTCGTGACAATCGTACGTGGTCTACCAGAAATCTTGGTAGTTTTGTTTATCTACTTTGGTTCAACGCAAGTGCTCTTCATGATCACTGGTGATTTTATTGAAGTTAGCCCGTTCTTATCTGGTGTTGTTGCGTTGTCACTTATCTTCGCTTCTTACGCTTCACAAACCATTCGTGGTGCTTTGAAAGCGGTAAGTAAAGGGCAGAGAGAAGCGGCGAGTGCATTGGGTATTCCACAATCGCACGCATTCTTCAGAATTGTTTTGCCACAAGCAGTAAGACACGCACTACCAGGCTTAACGAACCAGTGGTTGGTTCTATTAAAAGACACCGCATTGGTTTCGCTGATTGGCGTCACCGATCTACTGAAGCAAGCGCAGTTAACATCAGCAGCAACGCACGAAGCATTTACATGGTACGCAACGGCGGCAGCTATCTACCTAATCATCACATTGATCACGCAAAGAGCAGTAAAAGTGATTGATGGTAAGTTCTCTATTCAAGGTTTGGGTAACAAAGGGGCAATGGCATGA
- the artM gene encoding arginine ABC transporter permease ArtM, with protein MNQQYLSQMLEGLATSLQLTGASLLVGCILSLLMTVTLILRLPAIHWVTRGIITLFTGTPLLVQIFLVYYGPGQFDWIRESFMWTWLSQPWFCAMLALALNTAAYSTLLFRGAFNAIPAGQWEACRALGMDKIATLKVLLPYALRRAVPAYSNEVILVFKGTSLASTITIMDLMGYAQRINGQTYDTLTVFGIAGAFYLAVNGILTLIFRQVEKKALAFEAA; from the coding sequence ATGAATCAACAATACCTCTCTCAAATGCTTGAAGGTTTAGCGACCAGTCTTCAACTCACCGGCGCGTCACTGCTTGTTGGTTGTATCTTGTCGCTACTGATGACGGTAACACTGATCCTAAGATTACCAGCGATTCACTGGGTAACACGCGGCATCATCACCTTGTTCACTGGTACACCATTATTGGTTCAGATCTTCTTGGTGTATTACGGCCCAGGTCAGTTCGATTGGATCCGTGAAAGCTTCATGTGGACATGGCTCAGCCAACCTTGGTTCTGCGCAATGCTAGCATTGGCTTTGAACACGGCGGCATATAGCACGCTACTGTTCAGAGGTGCATTCAACGCGATTCCTGCAGGGCAGTGGGAAGCATGTCGTGCATTAGGTATGGATAAAATCGCAACGCTTAAAGTGCTACTACCATATGCATTACGCCGCGCCGTTCCAGCGTATTCAAACGAAGTGATTCTAGTATTCAAAGGCACATCACTGGCAAGCACCATCACCATCATGGATTTGATGGGTTACGCTCAGCGTATCAACGGCCAAACCTACGACACACTAACTGTGTTCGGTATTGCTGGCGCATTCTACCTAGCAGTAAACGGCATTTTAACGCTGATCTTCCGCCAAGTAGAAAAGAAAGCCCTCGCATTCGAAGCGGCGTAA
- a CDS encoding IS110 family RNA-guided transposase, with protein MSSIHILGIDLGKHCFHAIAHNRCGVEVLRRKFNRNQLLIFLSKIEPTTIAFEACGGAHWLARKCGELGHQPRLIPPQYVKPYVKGNKNDFIDASAIAEAAGRPTMRFVAVKSEEAQVIAAIHRVRDSYIKERTATMSRIGAILLEFGLSFPKGHAKMKSLFQWLAEQTVSLPKSLLCELISIHEHYKYLNEQIKTQDNKLQTIVNNNESAQLLKTIPGIGDLTSTLCIADVSSPSNFTNGREMAAWLGLVPRQFSTGGKTKLLGMSKRGNKHLRTLFVHGARAVLSRLETTGKVFGEWLVNLRATKPFNVVVVALANKLVRIAWAVLYHRQAFKAV; from the coding sequence ATGTCTTCTATTCATATTTTAGGTATCGACCTAGGTAAACATTGCTTCCATGCTATCGCACATAACCGTTGTGGAGTGGAAGTGCTTCGTCGTAAATTTAATCGCAACCAACTTTTAATCTTTCTTAGTAAAATAGAACCAACAACTATTGCTTTCGAAGCCTGTGGCGGTGCTCATTGGCTTGCTCGAAAGTGTGGTGAACTTGGTCATCAACCCCGACTTATTCCTCCTCAGTATGTTAAGCCTTATGTCAAAGGCAATAAAAACGATTTCATTGATGCATCAGCGATCGCAGAGGCTGCGGGTCGACCGACTATGAGGTTTGTAGCTGTAAAAAGTGAAGAGGCTCAAGTCATCGCAGCGATTCATCGAGTCAGAGATAGTTATATCAAGGAGAGAACTGCCACTATGTCGCGGATCGGGGCGATCTTACTTGAGTTCGGCCTTAGCTTTCCCAAAGGACATGCAAAGATGAAGTCTCTGTTTCAATGGTTAGCAGAACAAACAGTCTCATTACCAAAAAGCTTGCTATGTGAATTGATATCTATCCACGAACATTACAAGTACCTTAATGAACAAATCAAAACTCAAGATAACAAGCTTCAAACTATTGTTAATAACAATGAAAGTGCTCAATTATTAAAAACTATCCCTGGAATTGGCGATCTTACCTCCACATTGTGTATTGCCGATGTAAGCTCTCCGAGTAACTTTACCAATGGCCGTGAGATGGCGGCTTGGTTGGGGCTTGTGCCAAGGCAATTTTCAACAGGAGGAAAGACCAAGCTACTTGGTATGAGTAAACGAGGGAATAAACACCTCAGAACTCTGTTTGTCCATGGGGCAAGGGCTGTACTCTCTAGACTAGAGACGACAGGGAAAGTGTTTGGAGAGTGGCTTGTGAACCTACGAGCCACCAAACCATTTAATGTAGTGGTAGTCGCATTAGCCAACAAGCTAGTGAGGATAGCTTGGGCGGTGTTATACCACCGCCAAGCTTTTAAGGCTGTTTAG
- a CDS encoding GIY-YIG nuclease family protein: protein MIELQSIFKIEDPTQYKFHCARWNGECQPLDVYVEDKDSWFHWNTWRSSKNEFTRKFIFSLIDFYPENNIWLFGGIYEVLERPSIPNAHSYKIRELTEYSNYVGRLKVHLPKPSRGRAFYLERYIDKMVISELLKEPYSGEYFPGYENINHDFDTLIPIFKNQKPDWKSALSNIKGVYVIFDKSNGKKYVGSAYGEHGIWSRWSCYIGTGHGWNDALTELISKNGLEYARDNFKITLLEYRPMKTDDSTIIERENYWKEVLLSRDAFGYNKN, encoded by the coding sequence ATGATCGAATTACAATCAATATTTAAAATAGAAGATCCGACTCAGTACAAATTTCATTGTGCTCGATGGAATGGAGAGTGCCAGCCTTTAGATGTATATGTTGAAGATAAAGATAGTTGGTTTCACTGGAATACATGGAGAAGCTCAAAAAATGAATTCACACGTAAATTCATTTTTTCATTAATTGATTTTTATCCTGAAAATAATATTTGGCTTTTTGGTGGGATTTATGAAGTACTTGAAAGACCAAGTATTCCTAATGCCCATAGTTATAAAATCCGTGAACTAACAGAGTATTCAAACTATGTTGGCAGGCTAAAAGTACACTTGCCTAAGCCATCGAGAGGTAGAGCTTTTTACCTTGAAAGGTACATAGATAAAATGGTTATCTCTGAATTGCTCAAAGAACCATACTCTGGAGAATACTTTCCTGGTTATGAGAACATCAATCACGATTTCGATACACTAATACCAATCTTTAAAAATCAAAAACCAGATTGGAAGTCGGCACTGTCAAATATCAAAGGCGTATATGTTATTTTTGATAAATCAAATGGAAAAAAATATGTAGGCTCAGCTTACGGTGAGCATGGTATATGGTCACGTTGGAGTTGTTACATAGGCACAGGGCATGGCTGGAACGATGCTTTAACAGAATTAATCTCAAAAAATGGTCTTGAATATGCCCGTGATAATTTCAAAATAACTTTGCTAGAGTATCGCCCAATGAAAACCGATGACAGTACAATCATAGAACGTGAAAACTATTGGAAAGAAGTACTATTGTCACGTGATGCGTTTGGGTACAACAAAAATTAG
- a CDS encoding GNAT family N-acetyltransferase, translating to MELKYRSAEFEDLESLVALLSNDSLGSKREDASIPLNRGYIEAFEAIARDPNNELLVVELEGALVGMLQLTFIPYLTHIGSWRCLIEGVRIHSDYRGQGFGEQMFAHAIELAKNKGCTIVQLTSDKQRPDAIRFYEKLGFKATHEGFKLAL from the coding sequence ATGGAATTAAAGTATCGTTCAGCTGAATTTGAAGATTTGGAAAGCCTTGTTGCTTTGCTTTCAAATGACTCACTTGGTAGTAAACGAGAAGATGCGTCTATTCCGTTGAATCGTGGCTATATTGAAGCGTTCGAAGCGATTGCCCGAGACCCAAACAACGAATTATTGGTTGTTGAACTGGAAGGCGCTCTGGTCGGGATGCTTCAACTAACCTTTATTCCGTATCTAACGCATATTGGTAGTTGGCGTTGTCTTATCGAAGGTGTTCGAATCCATAGTGACTATCGTGGACAAGGTTTTGGTGAGCAAATGTTCGCACATGCTATCGAACTGGCAAAAAACAAAGGCTGCACAATCGTTCAGTTAACAAGTGACAAGCAGCGCCCTGATGCCATCAGGTTCTATGAAAAACTTGGATTCAAAGCAACGCATGAAGGGTTCAAACTCGCGTTGTAG
- a CDS encoding nucleotidyltransferase family protein, with product MNKQLEYLIHQVPELVETAKVCREVGLPNFYIAGGAITQVVWNSIENKPLLDQVKDFDIVYFDSSQLNGEDGFKSRICSQLSHNVDIDVKNQATIHERYSTKFGCSIQPYECVEQGIESWLSAFAIGFTIEGLGHIRIFAPYGLEDAFNMLIKPNKRAMTEHNYNKMTASYKARWPQVRVLSWN from the coding sequence ATGAACAAACAACTTGAATATTTAATCCATCAAGTTCCTGAGTTAGTTGAGACTGCTAAAGTGTGTCGAGAAGTAGGGTTGCCAAACTTCTATATTGCTGGTGGCGCTATTACTCAAGTCGTCTGGAATAGCATTGAAAATAAGCCACTTCTCGATCAGGTGAAGGATTTTGATATCGTTTATTTCGACAGTTCTCAGCTCAACGGTGAAGATGGGTTTAAAAGTCGCATTTGCTCGCAGTTAAGTCATAACGTAGATATCGATGTAAAAAATCAGGCAACTATCCATGAGCGTTATTCGACCAAGTTCGGATGTTCTATTCAGCCATATGAGTGTGTTGAGCAAGGTATTGAATCTTGGCTATCTGCTTTTGCTATTGGCTTCACCATAGAAGGGTTAGGTCACATCAGAATATTTGCACCTTACGGATTAGAAGACGCATTTAACATGTTGATCAAGCCAAATAAGCGAGCAATGACCGAACATAACTACAACAAGATGACAGCGAGTTACAAAGCGAGATGGCCGCAAGTGCGAGTGCTATCTTGGAACTGA
- a CDS encoding GNAT family N-acetyltransferase, with product MKIREMDLADLPALYDIYIDKEVVNNNRYSADIKREEFDAMFNDNQRHFVAITKDGELLGHLALNLSTKPRLKHSASFGVAVAKASRGKGVGRFLLEHLVSYCDKELDLARLELEVHANNAAALSLYKSFGFEVEGTKRKAVLVEGELIDIIIMSRVGN from the coding sequence ATGAAAATCAGAGAAATGGATTTAGCTGATCTACCAGCCTTATACGACATTTATATCGATAAAGAAGTCGTGAACAACAATCGCTATTCAGCCGATATCAAACGGGAAGAGTTTGATGCGATGTTCAATGATAACCAACGCCATTTCGTTGCCATTACAAAAGATGGTGAACTTTTAGGGCATTTAGCGTTAAATCTTTCGACAAAACCACGATTAAAACACTCTGCTTCTTTTGGAGTTGCAGTAGCAAAAGCGTCTCGTGGAAAGGGCGTAGGTCGTTTTTTATTAGAACACTTGGTGTCTTATTGTGACAAAGAGTTGGATCTAGCACGCCTTGAATTGGAAGTTCATGCGAACAATGCTGCTGCGTTGTCGCTGTATAAGTCATTTGGCTTTGAGGTCGAGGGGACAAAACGCAAGGCAGTGCTGGTTGAAGGTGAATTAATAGACATCATTATCATGTCGAGGGTAGGTAATTAA
- a CDS encoding YnfA family protein produces the protein MIEFKTVGLFVVTAIAEIVGCYLPYLWLREDKSIWLLIPAAISLAAFAWLLTLHPTATGRVYAAYGGVYISVALVWLWLVDGEKPTTWDMVGGSIALLGMAIIMFAPRNV, from the coding sequence GTGATTGAATTTAAAACGGTAGGTCTTTTTGTCGTTACGGCGATAGCGGAAATAGTAGGGTGTTATTTACCTTACCTTTGGCTAAGGGAAGATAAGAGTATTTGGTTACTGATCCCCGCAGCAATAAGCCTTGCCGCATTTGCTTGGTTACTCACATTGCATCCTACGGCGACGGGGCGAGTTTATGCGGCTTACGGCGGTGTGTATATTTCGGTGGCATTAGTTTGGTTGTGGCTAGTTGATGGTGAAAAACCGACAACGTGGGATATGGTTGGCGGCTCGATAGCACTGCTTGGTATGGCGATTATTATGTTCGCACCGAGAAACGTGTAA
- a CDS encoding DUF6434 domain-containing protein, which yields MEKVDWHKNHIDENTLITDSYKTTQNVRRYFKSQFGEQFKFDRDFMLWMKNSTGLTMGDAVQEWAKRNQIK from the coding sequence ATGGAAAAAGTTGATTGGCACAAAAATCATATTGATGAGAATACGTTGATCACGGATAGCTACAAAACGACTCAGAATGTTCGTCGCTATTTCAAATCCCAATTTGGTGAGCAGTTTAAGTTCGATCGTGATTTCATGCTTTGGATGAAGAACTCAACAGGATTGACGATGGGTGATGCCGTGCAAGAGTGGGCGAAGCGCAACCAAATTAAGTAA
- a CDS encoding efflux transporter outer membrane subunit, with protein sequence MYLLPKFKVAPIALALLLTGCAVGPDYEEPQTTMAETFLYSQDNESHSETNQQHNHWWTQFNDPTLNQLVTDVQNQNIPLKLAAERINMANSYKSVVESFKVPTVNVGGGYYNYQLSENDSLLGPVFSASDAVESATGMSLLEAQHDGGFLGASIAWEMDLFGRIDRQSNAATIRVEQAEIFQSGLNTLITADVIHNYLQYRGAQERKAIAMENIQDQQRTLELVTKVVRSGYGSELDLAQAKAMLAATESIVPQLEIAEQVHKQRMAVLLGESLANVNQRLAGEFTLPRMKDVIPTGIPSDLLEQRPDIRIAEREMAAINEELGASIANRYPKFFLTGTPGVTAGSFDDLFSSDSFGWAASVGISWNVFDGGRGEALVDMNEARFRSAALNYQHSVDSAFAEVDSSLFAYGRSQENQKRIDEATLAVDNAVSKAKSLYKAGLVDYLSVLDAQRQQKMMQDRQVAAKLQTANTTIAVYKALGGDWKVVSDTQSVEVASVN encoded by the coding sequence ATGTATCTATTACCTAAGTTTAAAGTGGCTCCTATTGCCCTAGCCTTGTTACTGACGGGCTGTGCGGTTGGTCCTGATTACGAAGAGCCGCAAACCACGATGGCAGAAACCTTCTTGTATAGCCAAGACAATGAAAGCCATAGTGAGACAAACCAACAACACAACCATTGGTGGACGCAGTTCAATGATCCAACGCTTAACCAATTGGTGACCGATGTTCAAAACCAGAACATCCCGCTCAAACTGGCAGCTGAACGAATAAACATGGCCAATTCATATAAGAGTGTCGTTGAATCTTTCAAAGTGCCGACTGTGAATGTTGGTGGTGGTTACTACAACTATCAATTGAGTGAGAATGACTCCCTACTCGGCCCTGTATTTAGCGCGTCAGACGCGGTTGAATCAGCCACAGGTATGTCGTTGCTTGAAGCACAACACGATGGTGGCTTTTTAGGCGCAAGTATTGCGTGGGAAATGGACTTGTTTGGACGTATCGACAGACAATCCAACGCAGCAACAATTCGAGTAGAACAAGCTGAGATATTCCAATCGGGTTTGAACACACTAATCACCGCAGACGTGATTCACAATTACCTGCAATACCGCGGCGCGCAAGAACGCAAAGCAATTGCAATGGAAAACATCCAAGACCAACAACGCACACTGGAGTTGGTAACCAAAGTGGTTCGCAGCGGTTATGGTTCTGAGTTAGATCTCGCTCAAGCCAAAGCGATGCTTGCAGCCACAGAGTCGATTGTTCCTCAGTTAGAAATTGCCGAACAAGTTCACAAGCAACGTATGGCGGTGTTGTTGGGTGAATCGCTAGCGAACGTCAATCAACGTTTAGCGGGCGAATTTACCTTACCAAGAATGAAAGATGTTATCCCAACAGGGATCCCGTCTGACTTGTTGGAGCAACGTCCAGACATCAGAATCGCCGAACGTGAAATGGCTGCGATTAACGAAGAGCTTGGTGCGAGTATTGCCAATCGCTATCCAAAGTTCTTCTTAACAGGTACACCCGGCGTCACGGCTGGAAGTTTTGATGACTTATTCAGTAGCGACTCATTTGGTTGGGCTGCGTCTGTAGGCATCAGTTGGAATGTGTTTGATGGTGGCCGAGGTGAAGCTTTGGTAGATATGAACGAGGCAAGATTTCGCTCAGCAGCACTTAACTACCAACATTCGGTAGACAGTGCTTTTGCAGAAGTCGATTCAAGCTTGTTTGCTTATGGTCGTAGCCAAGAAAACCAAAAGCGCATTGATGAAGCCACCCTCGCCGTCGATAACGCGGTCAGCAAAGCCAAATCATTGTACAAGGCAGGCCTAGTGGATTACTTGTCGGTATTAGATGCTCAAAGGCAACAGAAAATGATGCAGGACCGCCAAGTGGCCGCTAAATTGCAAACGGCCAATACCACCATCGCAGTGTACAAAGCGCTGGGCGGTGACTGGAAAGTCGTAAGCGATACACAAAGTGTCGAAGTCGCTTCTGTTAACTAG